From Veillonella dispar, one genomic window encodes:
- the mazG gene encoding nucleoside triphosphate pyrophosphohydrolase, with amino-acid sequence MKNNTDKPVSVQPLVDVVKALRAPNGCPWDQKQTHESLRRYFIEETYEVVDAIDNKDMPNLREELGDVLLQVVFHSQLAEEAGQFTLEDVIHDVTEKMIRRHPHVFDPENNEKSYSWDELKAQEKKNIQKSVLDGVSKGLPALVAAYKLQEKAAKLGFDWDELDPVWAKVSEEMDEFKEAIAQEDRENMEKEAGDVLFSLINLLRWYKISGENALNRTNTKFRQRFLHVEACVNQSDRSWEDFSLAELDAFWEEAKVQEK; translated from the coding sequence ATGAAGAACAATACTGATAAGCCAGTATCGGTACAACCATTAGTAGATGTAGTAAAAGCTTTGCGTGCTCCGAATGGTTGTCCTTGGGATCAAAAACAGACTCATGAGTCGTTGCGTCGATATTTCATCGAAGAAACCTATGAGGTAGTAGATGCTATCGACAATAAAGATATGCCAAATCTTCGTGAAGAATTAGGTGATGTATTATTGCAAGTTGTCTTTCACAGTCAATTAGCTGAGGAAGCAGGTCAATTTACATTAGAAGATGTAATTCACGACGTTACAGAAAAGATGATTCGTCGTCATCCCCATGTTTTTGACCCTGAAAATAATGAAAAATCATACAGTTGGGATGAATTAAAGGCGCAAGAAAAGAAAAATATACAAAAATCTGTATTGGATGGTGTATCCAAAGGTTTACCTGCATTAGTAGCGGCTTACAAACTACAAGAAAAGGCTGCAAAGCTAGGTTTTGACTGGGATGAGCTCGATCCAGTTTGGGCGAAAGTTTCCGAAGAAATGGATGAATTTAAGGAAGCTATTGCCCAAGAAGATAGAGAAAATATGGAAAAAGAAGCGGGAGATGTGCTTTTTTCCTTGATTAATCTATTAAGATGGTATAAAATAAGCGGTGAAAATGCACTAAATCGCACAAACACAAAGTTCCGACAGCGTTTTTTACATGTAGAAGCTTGTGTTAACCAAAGCGATCGCTCATGGGAAGACTTTTCATTAGCTGAGCTGGATGCTTTTTGGGAGGAGGCTAAAGTGCAGGAAAAGTAG
- a CDS encoding MGDG synthase family glycosyltransferase, which translates to MNNERSRKVLIVSASIGTGHMQAARAIEEYWKEKEPQASITHVDFLDTETMSVEHLIKGTYIKMIDVFPMLYDMIYRVSKGEKRGTIMQTALSYLLKSRMLKLVQQEEPDVMVFTHPFPCGAASILKRQGHIDVPLVAIMTDFSSHQFWLYPQIDTYYVATESMVDEMVAAGIDKSRIHVSGIPVRRSFFRDAIEEYILEKPVKVLVMGGGLGLGSLETALKHLDEVNGIDEITVVAGQNTSLYESLVTLSESMRTKTIVYGYTTNISELMKSSSLLVTKPGALTCMEAVTIGLPMVFFNAIPGQEEANAELLEQRGCARWARDIHNLEDVVTALLINSPRLQQMSERAREWHVDGAANIVNSLIAILDAETPVELVKAEQSIS; encoded by the coding sequence ATGAATAACGAAAGATCACGGAAGGTTCTCATCGTGTCCGCTTCTATTGGGACAGGACATATGCAGGCCGCCAGAGCCATAGAAGAATATTGGAAAGAGAAAGAACCACAAGCATCGATAACGCATGTGGACTTTCTTGATACAGAAACCATGTCTGTAGAGCATTTGATCAAGGGTACGTATATCAAGATGATCGACGTATTTCCGATGCTATATGATATGATTTACCGCGTATCAAAAGGGGAAAAACGAGGTACGATTATGCAAACTGCATTATCATACCTATTGAAAAGCCGCATGCTCAAATTGGTACAACAAGAGGAGCCAGATGTAATGGTATTTACGCATCCATTCCCATGTGGTGCAGCATCTATCTTAAAACGCCAAGGCCATATCGATGTACCATTAGTGGCTATCATGACAGATTTTAGTAGTCATCAATTTTGGCTATATCCACAAATTGATACATACTATGTAGCTACTGAATCGATGGTAGATGAAATGGTAGCAGCTGGTATTGATAAATCACGCATCCATGTATCAGGTATTCCTGTGCGTCGCTCCTTCTTCCGTGATGCTATTGAAGAATATATCTTAGAGAAACCGGTAAAAGTGCTCGTTATGGGTGGGGGCCTAGGGTTAGGTTCTCTAGAAACGGCATTAAAACATTTAGATGAAGTAAACGGTATTGATGAAATTACTGTCGTAGCCGGTCAGAATACATCTCTTTATGAATCCTTAGTTACCCTTAGTGAATCTATGCGAACTAAGACCATTGTATACGGGTATACTACAAATATTTCGGAACTTATGAAGTCGTCTTCCTTGCTAGTTACAAAGCCTGGTGCGTTAACATGTATGGAAGCGGTTACTATTGGGTTGCCTATGGTATTCTTTAACGCCATCCCGGGGCAAGAAGAGGCCAATGCAGAGCTGTTAGAACAACGAGGTTGTGCTCGTTGGGCTCGTGATATTCATAACTTGGAAGACGTTGTGACCGCGCTTCTTATTAACTCTCCAAGACTTCAACAAATGTCTGAGCGCGCTCGTGAATGGCATGTGGATGGTGCGGCTAATATCGTAAATAGTCTTATAGCCATATTAGATGCTGAGACGCCGGTAGAATTAGTGAAAGCAGAGCAATCTATCAGTTAA
- the mfd gene encoding transcription-repair coupling factor — MDNTLTQLLSQNPSFVDGLNAFQRKGKSVIYGLSGSQKSFLLNQAFSTGLTKPVVIVVHDKDHKEMWERDLAFFWTNIPVLSFPITDHVDFTTIARSLEDQGAQMRALALLAWQEPAVVIANAEEVTQYVVSPQYLKGQSLHFSLNDTIERDTALEQLVTIGYERVDQVEQRGHFAVRGDILDIYPVNSEHPIRIEFFGDEIDTLRFFSVENQRSIEQIDSYTVTPFFLGKSDADCTLLSYVKEGTLIYDEPGRIQEALKKFLKEDPTHRKNHCDWSELQRTVEATNQVAFTFMQQRSIGLAGFTPIGIQGKTMTSFERQIPLLTDEIKQWHRLKHQVVLVLNNQQRREGIERALEGEGIAFVHSAEWIAKPNTVVILQGLLTDGFELPNSHLVVVVEGNIYGQQKRKLRNKPKKGQEINYFTDLTPGDYVVHSMHGIGKYIGLKTIETEGIHRDYIEIDYAGSDKLFLPANNLDQLQKYIGNEGDVPRINKMGGRDWAKVVTKAKKSIDDLADKLVDLYAQREITQGFAFLPDQPWQQEFEDAFPYEETEDQLQATAEIKASMEKPVPMDRLLAGDVGFGKTEVAMRAIFKAVMSGKQVAVLVPTTVLAQQHFQTFLNRFAPFGVKVDVLNRFRSTAEKKQVLKGVEDGSIDVLIGTHSLLNKKVVFKDLGMLVVDEEQRFGVAQKEKWKEWANNIDVLTLSATPIPRTLHMSLVGVREMSVINTPPEERLPVQTYVVEYDMNLVADAIKRELARGGQVYFVYNRVASINHMGELLEEALPGLRYAIAHGQMTGRQIEEIMTDFYEGHYDVLLSTSIIETGLDIPNANTIIIYDADRLGLSQLYQMRGRVGRSRRRAYAYFMYRPDKMLSEAAEKRLKAIEEFTELGAGFKLAMRDLEIRGAGNLLGSQQHGNIASVGFGMYVSMLEEAIAKAQNKEVEREVSIDPAIDLEVDAFIDDAYIKDSARKISVYQRLLHIKSKEQLDDMTDELIDRFGTPTDPVDRLLRIAQIKEQARLLGIKSIVRRDQQLTIHWHDDSKMADWDMGAVREDLWKKMKFADSKPAILYVSLKGMKGSILTITEAVMKALSQKSSSKEGL; from the coding sequence ATGGATAATACATTAACACAACTGCTTTCACAGAACCCATCCTTTGTGGATGGGCTAAACGCATTTCAGCGGAAAGGGAAGTCAGTCATATATGGTCTTAGTGGATCTCAAAAGAGTTTCCTCTTAAACCAAGCTTTTTCTACGGGTCTTACAAAGCCTGTGGTTATCGTAGTCCATGATAAGGACCATAAAGAGATGTGGGAACGAGATTTAGCCTTTTTCTGGACTAATATTCCTGTTCTATCATTTCCTATAACAGATCATGTGGACTTTACAACGATTGCTCGTAGCCTTGAGGACCAAGGGGCTCAAATGCGTGCTTTAGCATTGCTTGCATGGCAGGAACCTGCCGTAGTCATTGCGAATGCTGAAGAGGTTACACAATATGTGGTATCTCCACAATATTTAAAAGGACAGTCGTTACATTTCTCTTTGAATGATACGATTGAACGCGATACAGCTCTTGAACAGCTCGTTACAATTGGATATGAACGTGTAGACCAGGTGGAACAACGTGGTCATTTTGCCGTGCGCGGGGATATTTTAGACATATATCCTGTTAATAGTGAACACCCGATACGTATTGAGTTCTTTGGGGATGAAATTGATACGTTGCGGTTCTTCTCTGTGGAGAACCAACGTTCCATTGAACAAATTGATTCTTATACAGTGACACCTTTCTTTCTTGGTAAAAGTGATGCAGATTGCACCTTATTATCATATGTGAAAGAAGGCACCCTCATTTACGATGAGCCTGGTCGTATTCAGGAAGCATTAAAGAAATTCCTCAAGGAGGATCCAACACATCGTAAAAATCATTGTGACTGGAGTGAATTGCAACGTACTGTAGAAGCGACGAATCAAGTAGCTTTCACATTTATGCAACAACGTTCTATCGGCTTAGCTGGATTTACCCCGATTGGTATTCAAGGCAAGACGATGACGAGCTTTGAGCGTCAAATTCCTTTATTAACCGATGAGATTAAACAATGGCATCGCTTAAAACATCAAGTTGTATTGGTATTAAATAATCAGCAACGAAGAGAAGGAATTGAACGTGCTCTTGAAGGGGAAGGTATTGCCTTTGTTCATAGTGCGGAATGGATTGCAAAGCCTAATACGGTAGTTATCTTACAAGGTTTATTGACCGATGGCTTTGAATTACCAAATAGCCATTTAGTAGTTGTCGTAGAAGGTAATATTTACGGACAACAAAAACGCAAACTTCGGAACAAGCCTAAAAAGGGCCAAGAAATCAATTACTTTACGGATTTAACGCCTGGTGACTATGTAGTTCATAGTATGCACGGTATTGGTAAGTATATTGGTCTTAAAACGATAGAAACAGAAGGGATTCATCGGGATTATATTGAAATTGACTATGCGGGATCAGATAAATTATTCTTACCTGCCAACAACTTAGATCAATTACAAAAGTATATTGGTAATGAAGGTGATGTGCCGCGCATCAATAAAATGGGTGGCCGTGACTGGGCTAAGGTTGTTACAAAGGCAAAGAAATCTATTGATGATTTAGCAGATAAGTTAGTTGACCTCTATGCACAGCGTGAAATAACGCAAGGCTTTGCATTCTTGCCTGACCAACCATGGCAGCAGGAATTTGAAGATGCATTTCCTTATGAAGAAACGGAAGATCAATTACAAGCAACAGCAGAAATAAAGGCATCCATGGAAAAACCAGTTCCTATGGACCGTTTGCTAGCAGGTGACGTAGGCTTTGGTAAAACAGAGGTGGCCATGCGTGCCATCTTTAAGGCTGTTATGAGCGGCAAACAAGTAGCGGTACTTGTTCCAACTACTGTTTTGGCACAGCAACATTTCCAAACCTTCTTGAACCGTTTTGCTCCATTTGGTGTCAAGGTAGATGTACTCAATCGTTTCCGCAGTACAGCAGAGAAAAAACAAGTTCTAAAAGGCGTTGAGGATGGCTCTATTGATGTTCTTATCGGCACACATTCGTTGCTTAATAAAAAGGTTGTCTTCAAAGATTTAGGTATGCTCGTAGTAGATGAAGAACAACGTTTCGGGGTAGCTCAAAAGGAAAAATGGAAAGAGTGGGCCAATAATATTGATGTACTCACCTTGAGTGCCACACCAATTCCTCGGACATTACATATGTCCCTCGTTGGTGTTCGTGAGATGTCCGTTATCAATACGCCACCAGAAGAGCGCCTACCTGTTCAAACCTATGTGGTGGAATATGATATGAACCTCGTGGCCGATGCAATCAAGCGCGAATTAGCGCGTGGTGGTCAGGTTTACTTTGTATATAACCGTGTAGCATCTATTAATCATATGGGTGAGTTATTAGAAGAGGCCTTGCCTGGTTTACGTTACGCTATTGCTCATGGTCAAATGACAGGTCGTCAAATTGAGGAAATCATGACTGATTTCTATGAAGGCCATTACGATGTATTATTGTCTACTAGTATCATCGAAACAGGTCTAGATATACCAAATGCGAATACCATCATCATTTATGATGCGGACCGCTTAGGTTTATCTCAGCTATATCAAATGCGTGGCCGTGTAGGGCGTTCTCGTAGACGGGCTTATGCATACTTTATGTATCGTCCTGATAAAATGCTCTCTGAAGCGGCAGAAAAGCGCTTAAAAGCTATTGAAGAGTTCACAGAGCTCGGTGCTGGCTTTAAATTGGCGATGCGCGACTTAGAAATTCGCGGCGCTGGCAATTTATTAGGCTCGCAGCAACATGGTAATATCGCATCCGTCGGCTTTGGTATGTACGTAAGTATGTTAGAAGAAGCCATTGCGAAGGCTCAAAATAAAGAAGTTGAACGGGAAGTATCCATCGATCCAGCTATCGACTTAGAGGTAGATGCCTTTATCGACGATGCGTATATCAAGGATAGCGCTCGTAAGATCTCCGTATATCAACGGTTGTTACATATTAAATCCAAAGAACAGCTTGATGATATGACCGATGAACTCATCGATCGATTCGGTACTCCAACAGATCCAGTAGACCGATTATTGCGCATTGCCCAAATTAAAGAGCAAGCACGTTTACTTGGCATTAAAAGTATCGTCCGTAGAGATCAACAGCTTACTATCCATTGGCATGATGATTCTAAGATGGCCGACTGGGATATGGGGGCTGTGCGAGAAGATTTATGGAAAAAGATGAAATTTGCAGACTCCAAGCCAGCCATATTGTATGTGAGCCTTAAAGGCATGAAAGGTTCTATTTTGACCATTACGGAAGCGGTGATGAAGGCTTTGAGCCAGAAATCATCGTCTAAGGAGGGCCTATGA
- a CDS encoding helix-turn-helix domain-containing protein yields the protein MYIGDFIKEYREANGVSIEDFANKASLTVTEIEALEKNIQEDGTVVPVAMRQIKGIAAAMNVPMPVVMAQIPSNQELVVHVVAESDQPHAK from the coding sequence ATGTATATCGGAGATTTCATTAAAGAATATCGCGAAGCTAATGGTGTATCTATCGAAGACTTTGCGAACAAAGCAAGCTTAACAGTTACTGAGATTGAAGCATTAGAAAAAAACATCCAAGAAGATGGTACTGTAGTACCTGTTGCAATGCGCCAGATCAAGGGTATTGCAGCAGCTATGAATGTACCAATGCCTGTAGTCATGGCTCAGATTCCTTCTAATCAAGAATTAGTTGTACATGTGGTTGCTGAATCTGATCAGCCACATGCGAAGTAA
- a CDS encoding putative polysaccharide biosynthesis protein: MNRFLKGAMILTLAGIIVKVIGAFSKVLIARVLGGEGIGLYMMAYPIYQIIVSISAAGIPVAISIMIAEKLANDDMRGVQQVFSVSLKVLTLLGLVFSVALYGSAQWLIDSHIITDPRALLAIQLLSPAIFIVTILSCFRGYFQGFQYMVPTGTSQVFEQIFRVSSMVGLAYYFIDRGLHLAAGGATFATFPGVLAGLLVLIYFYYRQRRVRAQMLAQQNPNAIGESNGSVVKRLFSLAIPVSMANIMLPMVSLIDTFIVPKRLMDIGYYLNEATTQFGYLTGMATSLIGLPIILTTSLAASLVPAVSEAHAQGDVHRIVQRAGTAIKIANMFTIPACIGLCVLATPISKLIYATPHAGPVIAVISLSIIFLGWQQITAGILQGLGRTVIPMVAIFIGLLAKTFLDYQLTGTIELGINGAAWATNLNFAIAALINYIFVKKYVGSVLNKLELLKIVVSAMAMGGATQVVYVTTVELFGNGGAVAAAIIVAVFVYGLSLWLTKAVVKADMYHFPVIGKRLQARRDKEEAKLYEEQY, from the coding sequence ATGAATCGATTTTTAAAGGGCGCTATGATTTTAACCTTAGCTGGGATTATCGTTAAGGTTATTGGTGCTTTCAGTAAAGTCCTTATTGCCCGTGTACTCGGTGGGGAAGGGATTGGCCTATATATGATGGCCTATCCGATTTATCAAATTATCGTTAGTATTTCCGCGGCAGGTATTCCTGTGGCCATATCTATTATGATTGCGGAAAAGCTAGCTAATGATGATATGCGTGGCGTACAACAAGTATTTTCCGTATCTTTAAAGGTATTAACACTGTTAGGACTTGTATTTAGTGTTGCTTTATACGGCAGTGCACAGTGGCTCATAGATTCTCATATTATTACAGATCCTCGTGCATTGCTCGCCATTCAGCTATTATCTCCAGCAATCTTTATCGTTACGATTTTAAGTTGTTTTAGAGGTTACTTCCAAGGCTTCCAATACATGGTTCCTACTGGGACTAGCCAAGTCTTTGAACAAATCTTCCGCGTATCCTCTATGGTGGGCTTAGCCTATTACTTCATTGATAGAGGGTTACACTTAGCGGCTGGTGGTGCAACCTTTGCTACATTCCCTGGCGTATTAGCGGGATTACTCGTATTAATTTACTTTTACTATCGTCAACGTCGTGTACGAGCGCAAATGTTGGCACAGCAGAATCCCAATGCTATTGGTGAAAGCAATGGCTCTGTAGTCAAACGACTATTTAGCTTGGCTATACCAGTTTCAATGGCTAATATTATGTTGCCCATGGTATCTCTTATCGATACATTTATCGTACCAAAGCGATTGATGGATATTGGGTATTACCTCAATGAAGCGACAACACAATTTGGCTATCTCACAGGGATGGCTACATCGTTGATTGGTTTGCCTATCATTTTGACTACATCCTTAGCGGCTAGCCTTGTACCAGCTGTATCTGAGGCACATGCCCAAGGTGATGTGCACCGCATTGTACAGCGCGCCGGCACAGCCATTAAGATTGCCAATATGTTCACTATACCGGCCTGCATTGGGCTCTGTGTATTAGCGACACCTATATCTAAATTGATATACGCAACGCCTCATGCTGGTCCTGTTATTGCTGTTATTAGCTTGAGTATTATATTCTTAGGGTGGCAACAGATTACAGCAGGCATTTTGCAGGGCTTAGGTAGAACGGTTATTCCTATGGTAGCCATTTTTATCGGTCTATTGGCTAAGACATTCTTGGACTATCAATTGACAGGTACTATTGAACTTGGTATTAATGGTGCCGCATGGGCAACGAATTTAAACTTTGCTATTGCTGCACTTATAAACTATATATTTGTTAAAAAATATGTAGGCTCCGTACTCAATAAATTAGAGCTATTAAAAATTGTAGTGTCTGCCATGGCTATGGGCGGTGCTACACAGGTGGTGTATGTGACGACTGTAGAACTGTTCGGTAACGGTGGTGCCGTAGCAGCAGCTATTATTGTAGCGGTATTTGTGTATGGTTTATCCTTATGGTTAACAAAGGCCGTTGTAAAAGCCGATATGTATCATTTCCCAGTTATAGGTAAGCGCTTGCAAGCTCGTCGAGATAAGGAGGAGGCTAAGCTATATGAAGAACAATACTGA
- a CDS encoding HU family DNA-binding protein, with product MNKTELIASVAQKTELTKKDAEKAVKAVFDTVAEELAAGGKVQVIGFGTFEVRERAAREGRNPQNGKTITIAASKSPAFKAGKGLKEQVNAAKAKKRKK from the coding sequence ATGAACAAAACAGAATTAATCGCAAGTGTTGCACAAAAAACTGAATTAACTAAAAAAGACGCTGAAAAAGCGGTAAAAGCTGTATTTGACACAGTTGCTGAAGAATTAGCTGCTGGCGGTAAAGTACAAGTTATCGGCTTCGGTACATTCGAAGTTCGTGAACGCGCAGCTCGTGAAGGCCGTAACCCACAAAACGGTAAAACTATCACTATCGCAGCTTCCAAATCCCCTGCATTCAAAGCTGGTAAAGGTTTGAAAGAACAAGTTAACGCTGCAAAAGCTAAAAAACGCAAAAAATAA
- a CDS encoding IS1249 family transposase codes for MLVRCINCGFSCQKYGKTKAGSQRWHCKQCNITFTQTIDNTTKCFHRFLNWLFSKETQQDMPGQGRTFRRQIADFWQIWPMPPKIETSRDVVFVDGIYLAKKACILICYDGEYVLGWYLCRSEQSRSWQALMQRIATPIVVVSDGGPGLRKALKKVWRTAKLQRCIVHAVWQVHRYTTRRPKTLAGIMLKDLASDLYNVKTQEDAKIWIQRLFNWRVTFKEFLNEMTRDSNDNLRATHERLLKAYNSLVVLINTETMFRYLDETLVLDKECPKTNNPIEGGVNAQLRRLLRYHRGMSVEKRIKAVFWWCYLHSPRPLSAKEILKVMPTDASISKIYSSMNERAQLQGIIPTWGDAISWGDLHNYDKLSFNDWD; via the coding sequence ATGCTGGTAAGATGTATAAATTGTGGATTTTCTTGTCAAAAATATGGGAAAACTAAAGCTGGATCACAACGATGGCATTGTAAGCAGTGTAACATCACCTTTACACAAACTATTGATAATACTACTAAATGTTTTCATCGATTTCTAAATTGGTTATTTAGTAAAGAAACACAACAGGACATGCCTGGGCAGGGCCGTACATTTCGTAGACAGATAGCTGATTTCTGGCAAATATGGCCTATGCCGCCCAAAATTGAAACCTCGAGAGATGTGGTATTCGTTGATGGTATTTACTTAGCTAAAAAAGCTTGTATTTTGATCTGTTATGATGGTGAATATGTATTAGGGTGGTATTTATGTAGGTCAGAACAGTCTCGCTCATGGCAAGCTCTTATGCAGCGAATAGCGACCCCCATTGTGGTCGTTTCTGATGGTGGACCTGGTCTTAGAAAAGCATTAAAAAAAGTTTGGCGTACCGCCAAGCTTCAACGTTGTATTGTTCATGCCGTATGGCAAGTACATCGTTACACTACTAGGCGGCCTAAGACATTAGCAGGCATTATGTTAAAAGATTTAGCAAGCGATTTATATAACGTAAAAACACAGGAAGATGCAAAAATATGGATTCAACGATTATTTAATTGGAGGGTGACTTTTAAAGAGTTTCTAAATGAAATGACACGTGATAGTAATGATAATTTAAGAGCTACGCATGAACGATTACTAAAAGCCTATAACTCTCTAGTGGTATTAATTAATACAGAGACAATGTTTCGATATTTAGATGAAACATTGGTGTTGGATAAAGAATGTCCGAAGACTAATAACCCTATTGAAGGCGGAGTAAACGCACAACTCAGACGTTTATTGCGTTACCATCGAGGAATGTCTGTAGAAAAACGTATAAAAGCGGTCTTTTGGTGGTGTTATTTACACTCACCAAGACCGCTTTCTGCAAAAGAAATACTTAAGGTAATGCCAACTGATGCAAGTATTTCTAAAATATATAGTTCTATGAATGAAAGAGCCCAACTTCAAGGCATAATTCCAACTTGGGGGGATGCCATTTCTTGGGGTGATTTGCATAACTATGACAAATTATCTTTCAATGATTGGGATTAA
- the tnpA gene encoding IS200/IS605 family transposase, whose protein sequence is MATKTQSLAHTKWLCKYHIVFTPKYRRKVIYNQYRNSLREILRRLCEYKGVKIIEGELMADHVHMLVLIPPKISVSSFMGYLKGKSALMMFDKHANLKYKFGNRHFWSEGYYVSTVGLNEATVKKYIREQELHDQMKDKLSVKEYEDPFKGSK, encoded by the coding sequence ATGGCAACAAAGACACAGAGCCTTGCGCACACAAAATGGTTATGCAAATACCACATAGTATTTACACCTAAGTATAGACGTAAAGTTATATATAATCAATATAGAAATAGTTTACGTGAAATACTGAGACGTTTATGTGAATATAAGGGCGTCAAGATTATAGAGGGGGAGCTTATGGCAGATCATGTGCATATGCTAGTGTTAATTCCACCTAAAATATCAGTTTCATCTTTTATGGGATATCTAAAGGGTAAAAGTGCGCTAATGATGTTCGATAAACACGCAAACTTAAAGTATAAATTTGGAAATAGACACTTTTGGTCCGAGGGATATTATGTAAGTACGGTAGGATTAAATGAAGCTACCGTAAAAAAATATATACGTGAGCAAGAATTACATGACCAAATGAAAGATAAACTTAGTGTAAAAGAATATGAGGACCCTTTTAAGGGTAGCAAGTAA